In Streptomyces sp. NBC_01231, the sequence CGACCGGCCAGGTACCGCACGAGGTGCCCGACATCCTGGCGCTGATCCTCTGCGCGACCACCGCGTCCGTACTGGGCGACCTGGTGGCCTACCGCCTGGCCTGGCGCGGCGGCGAACGCCTCGACCGCGCGATCGCCCGCTCGCGTCGCCTGAGCAGCGCGCAGGAACGTCTCGGCACGGCCCTGGCCCGTGGCGGCGGCGCCCTCGTGGTCCTCGCCCGCTTCGCACCGGCCGGCCGCTCGGTCGTCTCCCTGGGCGCCGGAGCCGCCCACCGGCGCGCCCGCGACTTCCTCCCCTGGTCCGCGCTGGCCGGCTTCTCCTGGGCCGTCTACAGCGTCGCTCTCGGCTACTTCGGCGCCCAGTGGCTGGGCACGACCTGGCTGGCGACGGGAGTGTCGGTCCTCGCGCTGTTCGGCGCGGGCGCGGGGGCGGCGTATGTGATGCGACGGCAGCCGGAGGCGGTGGAAGTGCCGTAAGGCGCGCGCGCCGTAAGGGGCGGCGTGGGTACAGCGCGCGTGCCGTGAAGAGCGGCGGACACAGCGCGCGGCAGGCCGGTGTGGGGGCAGCTCGCAGCGGGGGCCGGCCGGCGTCCCGTATCCAGCCCCGGAAGCGGATCAAGCCCCGCGCACCCGGGATCGACCCGCGCTACCCCGCCCGCCGAGCGGCAGCTCCGCGCACCTCCAGCCCGGCCAGCAACTCGGCCGTGGCCTCGGCGATCACATCGACGGCTCGGTCGAACACCTCCTGGTTGTGCGCGGCCGGCGCCCGGAAGCCGGACACCTTTCGCACGTACTGCAGGGCAGCGGCCCGGATGTCCTCCTCCGTCGCCTCCTCGGGCAGGACGGGCGGACGGAGTGTCTTGATGCTGCGGCACATACCCCCAGTCTCGCCCCTCGGACCGACATCTGTCCCCGCAATCCCGCCCCTGCGATGATCACTCCGAGGCGGCCACCACGAAGAGGCCGACCGACGAGAGGATCCCCACCATGGCGCACGAAACGGCGAGCGATACGGCGAGCGGCACCGTGAGCGACACCGCACCGGACCTCACCGTCGCCGTCCTGGGCCCCGGCGGCACCGGCGGCCTGCTCGCCGCGCTCCTGGCCAGGTCCGGCCACCGCGTGATCTGCCTGGCCGGCGCGGAGACCGCCGACACCCTGCGTACGGCCGGAATCCAGGTCCGCAGCGCACGATACGGCGACTTCACGGCCCGGGTGGAGGCGGACACCGCCCTCCGCGAACCGGTCGACGCGTGCGTGGTCGCGGTCAAACACACGTCGCTGGACGCCGCCCTCGACCGGGTCCCGCCCGCGACACTCGGCGACGGCCTGCTCGTACCGCTCCTGAACGGCGTAGAACACCCGGCCACCTTGCGCGCCCGCTACCGCCCGGACCGTGTCGCCCCGGCCGTCATCCGCGTCGAGTCGACCCGCGTGGCCCCAGGAATGATCGAGCACACCAGCCCGTTCGCCGAGGTGGACCTGGCGGGCGACGGGGTGCCCCGCGAGCGTCTCGACGCCCTGGCCCAGGCGCTCACCGCCGCCGGTCCGGCCGCCCGGGTGCTGGCCGACGAGACGACGGCCCTGTGGGCGAAGATGTCGTTCCTGGCGCCGTTCGCCCTGCTGACGACCCGTTACGGCCTCCCCGTCGGCGACATCCGCACCCGCCACCGCGAGGAGCTGACCGCCCTGGTGGAGGAGACCGCCGCGATCAGTTCCGCGTGCGGCGGCCCGGCGGATCCGGCGCAGGCGCTGGCCCGCTACGACGCCTTCCCGCCCGCCATGAAGTCGTCGATGCAGCGGGACGCGGAGGCGGACCGTCCACTCGAACTCGACGCGATCGGCGGGTCGTTGCTGCGCACGGCGGAGCGGCACGGGGTGCCGGCGCCGGTGACGGCCCGTGTGGTCGCGGAGTTGAGGAACGCCGGACACTGAGCGGACTCCCCGCCCGGCCGATTTGCCGGAACGGCAAGAAGGTTGGCGGCGGCTCCGGCCCCGTCGCAGGATCGTCGTACGAGCAGCCGTAGCACCGCCGCGGTTTCGCCCTGCCGGTGCTCCAGACGTACGGAGGACGACGTATGCCGCAGCCGGACCCCCAGCCCACGGACGCCATCCACCGCCTGGTTCCCGGCCCGGCCGGCCGGATCCACCTGGTGGAGCAGGGCACGGGGCCGCTGGTCCTGCTGCTCCACGGGTTCCCGGAGTCCTGGTACTCGTGGCGGCACCAGCTGCCGGTGCTGGCCGCCGCCGGGTACCGCGCGGTCGCGGTGGACGTGCGCGGATACGGGCGCTCCTCGAAGCCGGACGCCGTGGACGCGTACCGGATGCTGGACCTGGTGGCGGACAACGTCGCCGTCGTCGAGGCGCTGGACGGGCGGCCCGCGGTGGTCGTCGGGCACGACTGGGGCGCGACGATCGCCGCGCACTGCGCCCTGGTGCGACCCGACGTGTTCCGCGCGGTCGGCCTGCTGAGCGTCCCGTACACCCCGCCCGGCGGCCCGCGCCCCACCGAGATCTTCGCTCAACTGGGCGGCGGTAAGGAGGAGTTCTACGTCTCCTACTTCCAGGAGCCGGGCCGGGCCGAAGGGGAGATCGAGCCGGACGTACGCGGCTGGCTCGCCGGTTTCTACGCCGCCCTGTCCGCCGACACCATGCCCGCGCCCGGCGCCCCCGACCCGCACTTCGTGAGCCCGGGCGGCACCTTGCGCGACCGGTTCCCCGACCGCGCGCCCGCCTGGCTCGGGGAGCATGAACTCGACTTCTACGCCGGGGAGTTCGAGCGCACGGGCCTGACCGGCGCGCTGAACCGGTACCGCGCCATGGACCTCGACTGGAAGGACCTCGCCGATTACGCGGGCGCGCCGATCACCCAGCCGTCCCTGTTCCTCGGCGGTTCCCTGGACGCCTCGACGACCTGGCTGTCCGACGCGATCGAGGCCTTCCCCGCCACCCTGCCCGGCCTGCACGCCTCCCACCTCCTCCCCGGCTGCGGCCACTGGATCCAGCAGGAACGCCCCGAGGAGGTCAATGGCCAGCTGCTCG encodes:
- a CDS encoding DUF2277 domain-containing protein → MCRSIKTLRPPVLPEEATEEDIRAAALQYVRKVSGFRAPAAHNQEVFDRAVDVIAEATAELLAGLEVRGAAARRAG
- a CDS encoding 2-dehydropantoate 2-reductase, whose product is MAHETASDTASGTVSDTAPDLTVAVLGPGGTGGLLAALLARSGHRVICLAGAETADTLRTAGIQVRSARYGDFTARVEADTALREPVDACVVAVKHTSLDAALDRVPPATLGDGLLVPLLNGVEHPATLRARYRPDRVAPAVIRVESTRVAPGMIEHTSPFAEVDLAGDGVPRERLDALAQALTAAGPAARVLADETTALWAKMSFLAPFALLTTRYGLPVGDIRTRHREELTALVEETAAISSACGGPADPAQALARYDAFPPAMKSSMQRDAEADRPLELDAIGGSLLRTAERHGVPAPVTARVVAELRNAGH
- a CDS encoding alpha/beta hydrolase, translating into MPQPDPQPTDAIHRLVPGPAGRIHLVEQGTGPLVLLLHGFPESWYSWRHQLPVLAAAGYRAVAVDVRGYGRSSKPDAVDAYRMLDLVADNVAVVEALDGRPAVVVGHDWGATIAAHCALVRPDVFRAVGLLSVPYTPPGGPRPTEIFAQLGGGKEEFYVSYFQEPGRAEGEIEPDVRGWLAGFYAALSADTMPAPGAPDPHFVSPGGTLRDRFPDRAPAWLGEHELDFYAGEFERTGLTGALNRYRAMDLDWKDLADYAGAPITQPSLFLGGSLDASTTWLSDAIEAFPATLPGLHASHLLPGCGHWIQQERPEEVNGQLLDWLESCGHLAGGDSGR
- a CDS encoding VTT domain-containing protein; amino-acid sequence: MFESVGALIGSPWIYAMVASSVLLDVFLPVLPSGVLVITAATAAAAGSGAATGQVPHEVPDILALILCATTASVLGDLVAYRLAWRGGERLDRAIARSRRLSSAQERLGTALARGGGALVVLARFAPAGRSVVSLGAGAAHRRARDFLPWSALAGFSWAVYSVALGYFGAQWLGTTWLATGVSVLALFGAGAGAAYVMRRQPEAVEVP